The window AATATTGAATTTTCATCCTTCTAATGAGAGTCTAATAATGAACATTCACCTTGAACTTCCTTGATACTGGGTTTGTCCCCAGGTTTTATTATTCTAAGGAGTGActtctttttctaaattctttCATCAGGTTACTATTAAAAAGATCACCTTAGTACTTATAGACACAGTCGAACAGTTGGTACAAAGTCATAGGAAAGACTTAAATGTCTAGGAGGGGACAAGAGCTCTGAGTGCCAGGCTCTGTTTGCAGGAGAAGATGACTAATGGAGGGCATGaggatggtgctggagaagatgaCCAAGAGACTTGTCAGGACTTGGCAAGGCTTTTTTATTTGTAACCAAGAGGCAAGGGGACATTGTCATCTGGTGAGTGGAATgcagaccctttcacaggagacCTCAGCATCTCTGAGGAGAGGGCAAGGAGGGATTCgggaagagagagagcagctgCATGGGCAGTCTGCTGAGCATGGCTTCCTCCTGCAACACTTGTCTGAAGTCTTCCTCAGCAGGTCAGCAACAGCCACCAGACTGTTGACTACTGCCACAGCTGCTGCCTCCACTACTTCCACagcagccactgctgccaccactgctgccacagcagccactgctgccaccactgctgccacagcagccactgctgcctccactgctgccacaacagccactgctgccaccactgctgcAGCATCCAGAGCTCTGGTGTCTGTGTCGGAGAGATCTGCGGGGCCTGTGGTGGCTCAGGCAGCAGCCACCACCCCCAGAGCTGCAGCAGCCCCCAgaactggagccacagcctcccccagagctggagccaCAGCAGCCCCCAGAGCCCAGGCTACAGCAGGAAGACACAGGGGGGCACTTGGGAGGACACTTGGGGGGACACTTTGGAGTCTGGCACTTGGGAGGGCACTTGGGGGCACACTTGGGAGGGGGCTGGCACTGCTGCTGGCTCTGCTGGCAGGACATCTTGGCCTGTGGGTGCTCAGAAGCTGCAAGAGAATCACACACATGTCACACAACAGACACTGTGGCCACCTGACTCATCCTGCCCTCCCAGAAATTTCACTGAtaatcaaggaaaacatttatgcTTGTCTCAGCATGTTTATCATGAATTTAGAACTTAAGAAAACCATGCCAATGAGACTAATTGTCACCTGGTATCCAGCCACACTGATTgaatatcaatgtaaaacatctcTTGGTCTTAGTCCTTTTATGTGTGCCAGTACATGGATTATTTCAGAGAACAGTGATTGTAAAGGGAAAAAGTAACCATTActtgaagctgtttttagtttaaGGTCAGTATTCCAAAGCACCTTCTATGTCAACTGAGGGAGTAAGCTGAGCccctgaaagaaaaatatgtaaaccCTCTCAAGGCTGCCTTGGAACAGTAGGGCCTATTGTGAGGTCAGAGTTCAGAGGTGTCCAAATCATGAGTATCTGCTTGGGTAAGAGTGGCAGGGTCAGTATCAGCCTTGTGGTGTCCTATTGATCTAAGTAGTGTGTGAACAGATCCCAGAACCAGGGATCTCTTTCTTTCCCCAGTCAAAAGAAGAGACTGGTGTTCATTCCTGACTGGAAGTCTTCTTCGGAAATGAGGGGAAGCATTATCTTCACTGATCAACTTCCCCTGAAACTTCTTGCGCTCAGTGCCCCATCCAGAGGGTTCCTGTACACTGAATATACTTTTTTCTCTCCAGAGCCATAATGCCCCAAGCATTCCAATGTCTCTCAGAACTGTGGCTTGTGTGTATCATTGTTACCATTGCCTTACCCCTCGGTCTTCACCACATTCAATGATCTATTAATATGTCCTCTAGGCAGAAAAACCATTCCCAGTCCTCTTTCCAACTCTAGACTGGCTAGCCCTCTGGAAAAGTCTCTGCTCTTGCCTCCCATGCACACTTACCAAGGTGATAGGCAGCTCAGGATCTGTGGGTATCTCAGGAGGTGAGTGGATGGAAGTGCCCTGTGCTTCAGCCCTTTTATTCTGATCCTGGGCTTTGCCTCAGCCTGTCAGACAGTGCCTGGACTGGGTAGGCCCTGCCTCCTGACACCCACATGGTCATGTGACAGGTGATGACCAGATGTTCCTTACCAGCTTTCCTCCATGAGGCCAGGCATGCTGCAAGTATCTTAGACCATGGCTTAGGCATGAAGGGAGGAAGTGGATTCCTGGTTCCTTAACACTGGCATTCCTGCAGAGTACCTGAATGGGAACCAATAATTtctccatcttttaaaatttctattcctTTTTAATGTAATACCGACAGCATGTGGCCCATATTGAGCTAGTATAACCTTGAGGTTTCTTCCATGTTAGTGTCAATCTCTGCATTTTCCCAACTGTAACCATGTAAGTACATTTTACAAATCTACACCAGTAAAATCCTGGATGAGAGATCCGGGACAATAATAAGATATGTTGAGGTGTATTGCTGAATGTCTGTTTGGACTGAGTCATTTTCCAGTTTTACTATGACAATACAATATTAAGGATAATGTAAGActgttatgaaaataaaacaatatcaaCTGATCACATAGACTGTTCACATAAGACACCTGTGCAAACTTCTAAATACAGAGTGAGGATGCTTTTCTTCAATCATAGTACTTAAGAGAAGGCTCATCAGTAAACAATGCATGCTGTTCTTATAGAgattctgagttttgttttagCACCTAAGTGAGACAGCTCACAATTACCTTCAGAAAACCTAACACCCTCTTCTTACCTCCAAAGTTACATGTagtgatgtacacacacatacacacagagaaacatgctCAGATATACACAGATATCCaaccacacacacaatttaagatAAAACTATAATCTTTAAACATAGCAATGGAAAGAAGATAAAGTGGTTCAGTAAGctaaatgtatgaaaatgtcccTAGGAAGCCCAatatttgtcaaaatttatatgtgTTAATAATTATACACAGTTGGTTGTGTCCCAAGGGAGTGGACATCcttattttatctgtttctttaCCTTTGTCtcagtatatattttatatcatatatttcATGAATTTTCATGTAATTCTTATTTAGGAATATGCCACCTTTTCTTTAATGTTTCAATATTGCTGGATATTCTGTATAAGCCTGCACATCTATTTCATGAATATGGCATGCTATTAGTAGTGAGGTCCGATGGCACATTAGTAAGgagaaaatcag is drawn from Onychomys torridus chromosome 6, mOncTor1.1, whole genome shotgun sequence and contains these coding sequences:
- the LOC118586195 gene encoding late cornified envelope protein 1C-like produces the protein MSCQQSQQQCQPPPKCAPKCPPKCQTPKCPPKCPPKCPPVSSCCSLGSGGCCGSSSGGGCGSSSGGCCSSGGGGCCLSHHRPRRSLRHRHQSSGCCSSGGSSGCCGSSGGSSGCCGSSGGSSGCCGSSGGSSGCCGSSGGSSCGSSQQSGGCC